The nucleotide window GACGACGAGTCCGAGGCCGCTATCTGCGTGAGCGTGAAAAGGGTCGGCACCATGGTGAAACCTACCTGGCAGGCCATCGCTACCGGCGAGACGTGGACCTTCATGAATCACGAGGAGTGTGAGCTCACCCTCATGCGCCGCGGGCCTGCCACCGAACAGTGAGGAGCCGATCGTGACCACCACCATCGAAGGGGCCGTCGCCGTGGCCATGGACGCAATTGGCGACGACCCCGACTACGCAGCGGCGCGAGACGCGCTCGCCGAGGCGTCCACCGCGCTGGTCTCGGGCACGACCGCCGAGGTCCAGTGGTACCTGGAGCGGGCCCTCCACCTCATCGACGACACCTGCCCGATCTGAACTCCAGCACCGACAAGGAGAACTGACCATGTCTGAGCTGGCCATCGCTGTGTGGGTGATCGCGGGGCTTTACGTCGGCGCGTGCGTGGTCCTGGGCGGCGGGCAACACCTGCCAATCGCCTTTCGCCTGCCGTACCTGGCCTGGGACGTGATCGCGCACTCGTGGCGTCGGCCGCGCCCCGTTCAGGCTCGCCCCAACTACGCCCAGATCGAGCGGCTTGAACGCGAGCTCGGGCTGGGCGAGACGCACCCCACCAACGACAAGGAGAACTGACCATGCATGAGCAGCGCCGCTACGACGTCGACTGGACCGACGAGAACAACCCGAAGATCGTCCACGCCCAGCCCGGCGACGACGCCATGACCCTGACCGAAGCCCAGCAGGCCATGCGCGACGGCATGGACGAGACCACCGAGCAGTGAGGACACTGACTATGACCCGCACGAGCTGCATGCCGCCCGTCGGCGGTTCGAAGCAGAGCCACCCGGAACTAACGGACCACTGCTGCCCGGATGGCGAAGTCACGTTCCCCGAGCATGACTACCCCGCGACCGGCGAGGCGCGATGTCGCCGGTGCGACGCCGCAGAGCAGTGAGGACGCCGACCATGGACCCGAAGCACCTGCTGTACGCGATGATCCTGCCCGGCTTGCTGGGACTCGGCGTGATGGCCAGCATCGTGCTGCCGTTCGCGCGAGGAGGCCACGAACTGACCTGGCCCCGACTCCTCGCCGGATGCGGCGCGCTGATCGTTATCCAGGTCGGCGGCGGCTACATCGCAGGCCGGACGATCGGACAGCGAGGACACCGACGATGATGGAAGATGAGCAGTCGCGAAAGATTGCGTCCCTGGACGCTGAGCTCCGGGACCGCATCAGCGAAAGCCGGGAGCTGCGTAGCGAAATCGGCAGGACCCTCCGCCTGATCGAAAGAGGGGACATCGACTCGGCTACCACTTTGTTGCGGTTCCTGTCACGCACCACCAAGAAGTGAGGACGCCATGACCCGCGAAGACGACAGCTATGAGGACTTCGGCACCGAAGAGGTCCCGGACGACTACTGCCTCTTCCACCCCGCTGGCGGATGCTCGCCGGCGGACCACTTCGCCGACACCGAGCAGTGAGGACACCAGCCGATGAGCTTTGAGATCAACCTGCACTTCCCGGACGGGGACTACACCGTGAAGATGCCCGCCGTGCCGCGCAAGGGCGAGACGATTGAGTGGGAGACCACCGACGAGCGCGCAAGCATCTGGACTGTCACCGCTGTCGAGTACACGGCCTACCCAGACCAGGAAGGCTCGATCAACCTGACGCTGGACCCGCCCGAGCAGCCCTAGCTCGCACAGACCGATGCCCCGCCAGTCGAAGTGGCGGGGCATCGGCATGCCCAGGGTACTGGCCGGTCTGGTCAGCAGCGGAGCCAGGCGGGCTCCAGGGCGCGGACTTCGTCCCGATATGCCTGGACGATGGCGAAGAATCCATCAGGATCGTCGTCGATCATGGCGAGGAGTTCGGCGTACAGGTCGTGCGCCTCGGCCGTCATCTCGTATGGGCAGGCGCCCGAGGAGCATTGCCACCATTCAACTGAGGCGCTGATCAGCGTGCCGCCGCACTGCGGGCACGGCAGGGGCGCTACTGCGGCTTCGAGGTCCCGCAGGGGTAGCAGATCGCCCAACCGTCCTGGGTGTTGGTCATCTGCTGTCCGCACTTGTCGCATGTTGCCCTGGTCTCGTACAGATCCGTCGCGCACTGCATCGGTCCTCCACTTGAGAGTGGTGATTGTGCCACCGACCGGCGAGTAGCGGCAGTTCGCGAACCGCCCCGCGTCCGGCGGGGGCTCGGTTGTTTGTGCGGCTGGCCGCCGCGTGCACCGCGGCGGCCAGCCGTCCCGCGGCGCCTCGGGGGCGTCGGGCTGCGGGGGTCAGGAGTCGGCGCGGGCTACGGACTGACCGAGGAGCCATTCGCAGTCGCGGGCGAGGAGCTGCACCTGCACCAGCGCCGCGAACGGATCGACGGGCAGCGGCTGCTCGGCCTGCCGGGCGATGCCGTCCAGGCGGGCGGCACGCTGGTACCAGGCCGTGCCGCCGCGCCACAGGCGGTCGGCGTCCCCGCGGGCGATCGGCAGCAGCAGGGCGACATGCCCACGGAGTGCCTCATGCAAGGCGGTCATTGCGTCGCGGTCGAGCGGGCCAGCGCTGAGCAGCAGTCCGAGGCGGACCGTCTCCCGGATGGTGTCCGTGTCGATCGGTTCGACGCCTGTGGATTCCCGCGGCTCGCGTTGGCCGGCCTGTGTGGTCACTGCGGCCTCCGGGTCCGGTGCTGCGGACAGGCCACGATGAACCAGATGCGAACGCCGCCGCCACCGACCGGGGTAGTGACCGATCCAGCCGGTGTGAGGGTGCTGTGGGCGGCGCCGCACCAGTAGCACGCCTCGCCGTGCAGCCGGACGATACTCACCTCGGGGTCTGCGGACGGAACGTCTGGTGGAGCTGTCGTTGCAGTCACACTCTCTCCCTGTGCCGGTGGACTCAGGGAGAGATTCGTCCCGCAGGTACCCCTCAAGTACCCCTGCGAGGGGTACCCATCAGCTGATGGAGGCGTGGCACCACTCGGCGAAGTTCGACAGGGACTCGGCGTCCCCCCTCTTCAACCGGCGCAGGGTGGCGGCGTCCTCCCTCACCCACCGGTGCTCCCGCGCGTGTTGAGGCGCGATCCGCCTCGCCACCTTCAGCGACTCGAACGCCGCGTCCGGGCGGCCGGACCAGAGCTGGGCGCGACCGAGTTCGATATAGAAGCCCGACCGTCGTTCGGCTGGCAGTTCCCGCGGGGGCTTCCACTCCCGAGCCAGCTTCAGCGCGCGGCCCACGTGGTCGTCGCCCAGGCTCACGGCCACCGACACCTCATGGACCCGGACGCTGTTCGGCCCGAACGCCGTGCCCCGGTAGACGCCCTCCGGTACCCGGTCGCCGAGGGCCCGAGCGTCATCCAGGTGAACGTCAGCGGCCGCGCTGTCGGCAGCTCGGCCGGCAAGCACCGCGGCACGCATGTGCAGCGCGCCGCGCGCCGCAAGCACGTCCGCCGAGTCGGCACGCGGAGCGTGGTCGAGGGCACGCTCAAGGGCCCGCAGGCCAACCGTGTATGTCCGGGCGCCGAAGTGCAGTTCAGTCCGGACGTAGGCCACGGCCGCTTCCACGACCGGATCGTCGGCCTGTGCCCCGGCCCACCGCATCAGGTCGAGAAGACGCGCCGAAAGATCCCTCGCGCCGTGCTTGAACGCGACCGCGTCCGCGGCCCGGCAGGCGTCCACCAGGAGCCGTGCTACCGCGGGCCGATCGACGGACGGGGCCGTGCTCAAGGCGCGGCACAGTTCGGCGAGGAGTCCCGGCACGGACCGGGCGATGCGCGAATACTGCGCGCTTAGTCTGAGCCCAACGGTCGTGGACACAGCCTCTCGCAGCGCAGGCAGATCGCGGCACGGCCCATCGTCCGGCTCCTCATATGCGGCAAGGACAGCTGACAGGCCCGGCATCGCTGCATGCACGCGGTCGTCCGGGCGCTCCCGATCCGGCAGGAGCCTGGTGGGGTCGATGTCGAGCGCGTCGGCGATGGCGTCCAGGACGGCGTCGGATGCGCCCCGCTCGCCGCGCTCGATCTTCCTGATGGTCCCGAGGGCGGTCCCGGCGGCGCGCGCCAGGTCGGCCTGGGTGAGGCCGGCGATGCGACGCTCGTAAGCGATGCGGGGGCCTACCCCGCGGTACACGATGCTGGGCATACTGGTCTCCGTTCGGTGCAGCCACTCCGAACGGTACCCGCGCCGTCACGGTCCGGGAACGCAAACGGCCCCGCCCGCATCTCGCAGGCGGGGCCGTTCTGTTGACGGCTACAGGATCCGCACCGCGTCCACCAGGTCCGTCAGGCTCGTGACCCGCACGTCGGCAGCGCGGGCGTCCTCGCTTTCCGCCCACAGGTGCCCGAGCGGGCCCCGCCGCAGGTGCGCCGCGCGGAGCCCCGCCGCCCGCGCCGGGCCGACGTCGTTCTGTGGGTGGTCGCCGACGTACAGCACCTCACCCGCCGGGACCCCGGCCAGCTCGACAGTACGTGCGAAGAACCTCTCCGCCGGCTTGGCTACGCCCCACTCTCCGGACGTGGCCACCGCATCCACCGGCAGGTCAAGGGCCCGCAGCAACTCACCAGCCCGCGCCGTCTGGTTGCCAGCCACCACCACACGGATACCGCCTGCCCGGAGCGCGGCGAGCGACGGCCGAACGTCCGGGTACAGATCGGACTCGCCCAGGGCCTCACCCCGGCCGGCCCGCTCCATCGCGGCTCGCTCCGCCTCCACATCGATGCCCGGCCGGACGAGCCGTAGCGCGTCCGCGTTGTCCCGGCCCTGTGCGACGACCGCGCCGACCAGGGCCGACAGCGTGTGCCTGTGCACGCCCAGCCAGTCCGCCCACGCGCCCCATCCGCGGTCATCGCTGATGAGGGTCTCGCCGATGTCGAATGCCACTGCGCGGATCATGCGAGCAGCCTACGGCGAACCAACGGGCGCGCTGTTGTCGGTGCCCGGCCGTAGCATCGGCGGCATGGCGACCCCCTGCGCAACCGACGCCGCCGACGTGGCGAACGAGGCGATACGTCGGTTCATGGCCGCCCGCGTCGGACGTCCGCTGTGGCCCGAGGAGCAGGAGGAGTACGAGCAGCTGCTCGCCGCGTGGGCCGAGGCCGCCCGCCCCTGAACGTGACGAAGCGCCCCGCCGCCTGCCGAAAGCAGGGGGCGGGGCGTTGCCGTTCAGGGGTACTGGCGTCGCGTCGGGTCAAGCCCCAGGTTCAACGGGCCAGATCCAGATGGGGATGGTGTCGGCGTGGGGTCGGGTGCCCCGTCTCGGCGGCAGACGAGGGCGTCGGGATCGTCGGCCGGCGGCTGGAGGCTGTAGCCGTCGGGGCAAGTTTGCCCATTCTTGCCGTCGGCGCCGTTCTGGCCGTCTTGACCGTCCTTGCCGTCTGCTCCCGGAGGCCCGGCCGGCCCCGGAGGTCCGCCCGCGCCTGGTGGCCCCTGGATGGTGGAGTCCTGCCCGGGAGCGCCGCCCTTGCCGTTTGTCCCGTTGGCGCCAGCCTTCCCCGGCGTTCCTGGCTGTCCCGGCTTTCCGGGCGTGCCAGTCGCGTTGGCCCCGTCCCGACCGGTCTTGCCAGGCTCGCCGCTGGGGCCGGGCGGCCCCTGCGGGCCGACGAGCCCCCGGCCGGGTTCGCCGCGGGATCCCGGCGGGCCGGCGACAGGTTTCACGCCGAGGCCCTGCACCTGCCGGGCGAGTGCGTCACGCGCCTTGTTCGCGGTCTGGAGGTCGTTGTGGAGACCGACGACTTGTACGGCTAGCCAGACGAGGAACAGAAAGACCAGGACAGCAGTGGCTGCGCCAAGGAGTTCTGCCTGAGGCAGTCGCAGTCGACGACGGGACGGCCTGTGGCTAGCACTCATTTTGCGACCACCGCCCAGATCGATATAGCTGCCGCGAGGAGCCCCATGAAGACGGGCACGATCATCTGGTAGAGGCGTGCTTGGCGTTCCCGCTCCCGCCGGTCCCGCTCCGCCATCTGGTATGCCTCGAACTCCCGCTCCAGAGCTTCACGAGCATCGATGGCCTTCTGCAAGTCCTGACTGAGCTGGGTGATGCGCTGGTCCGTGTAGGCGCTCTGGAGGCTGTAGACCTCAGTCGACACGACTTTGTCCAGCCTCGCGTTGATGCCCTGCGCCATGGCCTGAATGTCGATCCGCAAGGCGTTGACGGTACGCCCGAGTTCGCCCACGGACAGCTCCTCGGGCACGGTCATCTCCGGTCAGTCGCCAGCAACGGTGGCCGCGGGGGTGCTGCGTCCCCCGCTGGACGTGCCGACCTCTATGCCGGGAGCGATGCCGGACGGGCGCCACAGGGTGTGGTAGGCGACGCCGATGGCGACTGCGGCCGTGAGCATGCAGGTCGTGATGGTCTGGCCGGAGAGCTGGTCGTTGAAGTAAGCGGTGCCGAGGCCAACGATCGCGGCCCAGGCAAGCATGATGAGCGCCTTCAGCGGGCCGGCGAACCGCGGCTGCTGCACGATCGCGATGACGGGCGGGGACAGGTAGCCGAGGGCCGCAGCCCACAGTTCAGCATCAGACATGACGGGATCCGTTTCTGGAGGAGGATCTAGACGTTGGGGACGTGGAGCTTGCCCCAGCTGGTCGGCCCGGGGATGCCGTCGGCGGCGGTTCCGGCGTAGCCGAGCTTCCGCTGCCAAGCGGCGTAGGACCGTTCATCGCCCGAGCCCCACACATCCGCGTTGGTCTGCGAGACGTATTTGTTGCAGCCCTCGGCGACGAGCCGGTGATGCATCGCCGCGATGATCGGCGACTTGCGGCCGGACCGGAAGAACGAGGCGCCGGGAAACGGCTCGTAGGACGGGGCCGGGCTACCGCCGCCCGCGGCCTTGATGATGGCGGCGCGCTGTGCCTTGATCGGGTTGCCGGGGCAGTCGTAGTGCCCGCCCCATGCTGCGCCGCCCATGCCGTGCCAGCCGACACCGCGACCGTCGACACTGTCCGTGACCTGTAGCGCGACGCCATGGGTTTCGTGCATCCAGGCGACGATGCTGGCGGTTGCGGCGAGCTGCTTGGCGGTGAGGGAGTCGCCTCCCTGGCCTTCATGCTCGATGGACAGCCAGGTGCGGTTGCCGGCCATCTGTGCCCAGGCACGGTCGGCGGTGTCGACCCACTGGAAGATGCGTCCGTCCTTGCCGACGCCGAAATGCGCGGAGGCCTGGGCGTTCGGGTTGCGGAACCAGGAGTCGGAGCCGTCGAGTGTGCCCGCCATGATGTGAAGGACGACGCCGTGGACAGCGTCCTGGCCGCCCTTGGTGCAGTTGGGTACAGGGCGCCAATCGGCGCCGGGCATACGGGCCATGGGTCAGCCCTCCTTGGGGATGTCGCGCAGGTCGGGCATGAGGGCTCCTCGGGGTGAGGGTTGTGTGGGTTAGAGGCCCTTGGCTGTGCGCCAGGTCTGGAATGCGGCGGCCAGTGCAGCGTCAGCGCTGGTGGGGGTGGGAGTCGGCGCGGGTGCCGGGGAGGCGGTCCAGGCGGGCACGGTGACGTCTCCGGTCTGCGACAGCAGCCATGACAGGTCCGCGGCGGTGAGATAGCCCCAGCCGTCCTGGCCCCAGCTCGCGCCCCAGCTGTTCGGCACCCAGTACTCGCCGGTGGTCGCGTCAAACCGGGAGAGTTCCAGTTCGTGGCCGCCGGCTTCCCCGGAGTTCTTGTCGACCTTGATGCGGCCGTCGCTGGCCGTGTCGAACATCGACTTCATCCAAGGGATGCCGATGAGGACCGGGCCGGCCTGGAGGGCCGAGTTGAGGGCGTCCAGGGAGAAGGCGTGGGTGTAGCCGCTGGCCAGTCCGAGCGCCTTGAGTGCCTTGGCCACGCCGATGCCGGACGAGCCGGTGTCGGTGGGCGGGTACTGGCCGGTGACGCCGTCGAGGATGGTGGCCAGGGAGTACAGGGCGACCGCGAACGCCTCGTCGAGGGGGTACTCCCCCGCGGTGAAAAGCCCGCGTGAGGCTGCGGCGCCTGCGGCCGAGATGGTGGCCGTCGTAGTGGCGGTCCGTCCAGCCGAGTCGGTCGCGAGCGCGCCGGTCGCCGCGTTGCCCGTGCAGCTGCCGAGCTGCCCCTGGTCGAGAATCGGGACCCGTCGCGCCCATTCGACGGACTTGATCGCCGAGGTTGGGAGGACGCCATGCGCGTACCGAAGCGACCGGGGGTCGTGCTCGATGTGGCGGCCGAGTGGCGGCCGGCCGGCATTGGAAACGGACAAGAGGCGCAGGCGCACAGGGCCCTCCGGGCATGAAAAAGGCCCCATGCGGGGCGGGGTGAGAAGCGGGCTGTCTATCTGCTGAGCCAGATGACACGGAGGCTCGGGGCGAAATCTGTCACCGAGGTATTCAGGGCCGATCCGGTGCTCTGCGAGGCGTGAACCTCGACGTAGTCGGTGGTGCCGTTCAGCACCACGATCGTCGACGTGGAGTTTCCGGCGAGGACTGAGGTGGTTGCGTCGCTGCCTACGCTGCTACCGGGGACGCGCGTGCCGTTGAGCGCGATGGACGTGCGCCGGTATCCGGTGGCGTTGGCGGCCCAGGCGGCGGTGCCCAGGACGAGGTAGGTGCCGGGCACGGTGGCGGTGTACCGGCTGGTGTTGGTCGTGGTGGAGTGCCCGCCGTCACTATCGATCACCTCGGTGTCGATCGTGAGAGGGGTGAAAGTGCCGGTCGAGACAGACTGGACGGTTCCCTGGTAGCCGGCGAAAACGGGCACCCCGGTGGTGAAGTCGTTGAGGGCTTTGAGCTGGGCGTTCCACAGGGCCCCTGTGATGAACTGGCCGGGGCTGACGGATGCCGAAACTGGGACGATGCGGCCCATGACTCACCTCCTAGTAGGCGAAAGTGCAGTCGTCGAACTGGTCGACCGCATCCCATGTAGTGGGGTCGGTGGTTCCGGCGGGTAGCGGCTCGCAGATGGTGTCGCCGGAGGTGTGGACCTTGGTGGTGGCTGCCGTGAGGGCGATCGTGGCCTGCGTCCATCCCGGGACAGTGCCGCCGACGGAGGCCACGGTGACGGTCTCCTGGTTCGCGCTGCCCTGGCCGAGGACGATTTGTTGCCCTGCTGCGAGTTGCGTGGCCAGCGGGTTGGTGGTGTCCGCCGAGGCGTTGACGGTGATGCTCGTGACGCCGGACGCCACGCTGGTTTTGAGGGTGGTGTGCCAGGCGGCGAAGCTGGCGTATGGGTTGATGTCTGCTGGTGAGCATTGCAGGGTGGCCCACGCGTCGCCGTCGTCTCCGAGCTCCCACGCGATGCTCTCGATGTAGCAGTCCACCGCGACAGCTGGGACTCCGGGCGGGCGCCGCATGACCCGGGCCCGGGTGCCGAGTTCGAGATTGAGGAGGACCGGCCATAGTGCCGGCTGCGCCGAGGGGTGCAACTTGACGCTGGGCACCCGGACGGCGGGCTGCTTGTAGCGGGACAGGAGGTAGCCGGCCGCGTCCTGGCACTCCAGCCCGGAGGACGCATTGATCGTGCGAGTCAGGGTGCGAGGAAAGTAGCTCGCGATCGATGCGGCGTCCTGCTGATAGAACGTCTGCCCGGTGGACGCTTGGGTGACGGTGACCTGGTTGGACAGGTGCGTCGAGTCGTAGTCGAGTTGGCAGTCCTCATACGGCCATTCGCCGAGATCGGCTCGCTCGCCGAGGATCAGCACGGGGTTGAGGGCGTTGTAGCGGGCCGACCGGGACCGGAAAGTTACGGTGCCGGCCCTGTCGACGAAGTGCTCGCCGTTTTCCGTGTCGACCACGGCCTGCAGTGCCGTGACGATGTCCTGCCCCTCGAACGCTGCGGGCCCCATGCTGGTGGTGAGGCCCGTCTGGATCGACGAGGGCCCCGTGTATCCGGAGTAGCGGAGGATGCGCGCGTATCGGGCATCGGTGGATTCGCCGGCACACGAGTTTCGCCACGCCGTGTAGATCGTCCCCGCGTCCGCGATGCTGAGGGCAGTAGGGAACTCGGCGGCATATGACAGGTCGCCCCGGAAGTTGCCAATGGACCAGCCGCCGCTGGTGACGTCGACGTAGGCGCCGAGGCAGTCGCTGATGAGGCCCGTCGGCTCGCTGCTGCTGATGCCCGCCCAGTAGGTGGTCGGGGCGTCGACGGTGACACTCAGCGTGCCGGTGGCATGTGTGTAGGAGGCTATTGCCAGGTGCCAGTTGGAGTCGACCACGCTGACGGATGTCTCGTAGGCGGTGAGGAACCCTGATGGGCCGGCCATCCAAACGGCGAACTTGCCGGAGGTGCCGACTACGAAGTAGAGCTGGCTGCCGTCCGACTGCCCGTTGGCGTGTTGCCGGTCCATGCAGGACCAGAGGAACGCGGCGTAGGTGGGTGTGGGGCCGGTGTACCGGAATGCGAGCATCCTGGTCCAGTCGCCGGTCGGGTTCGCCGGGCCCTTGATTCCCGCCTGGTCGAGCTGGAGGAAGGTGCTGGGGGTCAGGGATGCCACGCCGGGGCTGGGGTTGTTGATGGTGGCGACGGTGCCGCCGGATCCGGTGTAGAGGCCGGTGGTGGTGTTGGCGGCCGTGATGGTGCTCCCGAACGCCCAGGAGCCCGCACCGTATTTGCTGTTGGCCAGCGGCGCGGCCGCATAGTTGCCAGTCGCGTCGGTGGCGGTCGTGCTGCCTTGCGGGTCGTCGAGCTTGTACAGGAACCGCGGGTTACGGTTGGTGATCTCCTGGGTGAGCGGGTCGGTCAACTGCACCTGCGACAGTAGCGAGAAAGCGTCGACACACGTCGGCGCGATGGTGCCGTAGGTGCCGGACATTGCCCACGCCGGGGACCAGCGCTCGACGAATCCGCCGTACATCGGGTACGAGGTGCCAGGGCACGTCCAGGCGGATGCCGTGGGGCCGTGCTCCATCTGCCAGCCGTCGACTTGGATGTTGCATGTGGCTGCGGCTGTGGCGGCAGTACGAATGCCGCACACCGTGTATGCCGCATCCGGTCCGAGGGTGGCAGTGACCGTCAGGGTCGTCCAGTTGGCTGTGGGCGAGCCGGTCAGGGTCACCGTAGAGCCGACGTTGGCGGTACCGACGCTGGCTGCGGTGGCCCCGTAGATGAACGCCGCGACCTGCTGCGATGTGCCAGCGGTGACGTTGCGGGCGCGGATTTGCATCGTGTACGTCTCGCCCGGCTGCGCGCTGGGCCGCGGCGTCCAGCAGATCAGGCCCGGGGTGGTGGTCCCCGATGCGGCCACGGTTCCGGAGGCGACGGGCGCCTGGATGACGGTTCCGCCCTGCCAGGCCGACGCGCTGGCCACGGTCGCGAACGTTCCGGCGCCGGCGGTGCTGCAGTACGTGCTGGGCCCCGTGTTGCCCTGGTCGATGGTGCCGAGGGTGTATCCGCCGAGGTCGCCGCCGGTCGCCTGGAACTGGGACAGGAGGTTGCGGGTGGCTGGCCATTGGGCGCGGATCCGGTAGGGCTGGTAGGGCTGGATGTGCCCGTAGAAGGGGCCGGTCGTGTTGGTGGGGTCGAGTGCGCTGTCGGTGTTGGCGAGCTGGACGGTCGCTTCGGCGGAGCGGATCTGGTCCAGCTCGTACTGTCGGCCGCGGCTCATGCTGGTGGATCCGCGGGTGCGGAGGCTCACGTCGGTGTACTGGTCGTGCGGCGAGTTGCCGCCGTTGCACGTCCAGCGGGCACCCCATCCGTGCTCGATCAGCGGCCAGTTCGGATTCTGCGGGCCGCCGAGCGGGGTGTTGATGTTCTCGATGCTGGCGATCAGGCCGGCGACCTCGGTTCCGCCCGCCGCCGTCTGAAAGGCGAAGGTGAGCCCGGTTGCCGACCAGGTGTACGTGGTGGTGGCGAGGGTCGTCCATGTGATGCCGTCTGCTGAGGTGTCCGCATACCAGGAGCCGGCCGCCTCCCGGATCCGCCACCAGCGGTGAGCGTCCGGCGAGTAGGCGGGCAGAGTGGTGGCGACTGTCGAGCCAGCAGTCTGGAGAGTCAGTTTGAAGACGCTGGC belongs to Streptomyces sp. NBC_01454 and includes:
- a CDS encoding DUF6415 family natural product biosynthesis protein, which produces MTTQAGQREPRESTGVEPIDTDTIRETVRLGLLLSAGPLDRDAMTALHEALRGHVALLLPIARGDADRLWRGGTAWYQRAARLDGIARQAEQPLPVDPFAALVQVQLLARDCEWLLGQSVARADS
- a CDS encoding helix-turn-helix transcriptional regulator, with product MPSIVYRGVGPRIAYERRIAGLTQADLARAAGTALGTIRKIERGERGASDAVLDAIADALDIDPTRLLPDRERPDDRVHAAMPGLSAVLAAYEEPDDGPCRDLPALREAVSTTVGLRLSAQYSRIARSVPGLLAELCRALSTAPSVDRPAVARLLVDACRAADAVAFKHGARDLSARLLDLMRWAGAQADDPVVEAAVAYVRTELHFGARTYTVGLRALERALDHAPRADSADVLAARGALHMRAAVLAGRAADSAAADVHLDDARALGDRVPEGVYRGTAFGPNSVRVHEVSVAVSLGDDHVGRALKLAREWKPPRELPAERRSGFYIELGRAQLWSGRPDAAFESLKVARRIAPQHAREHRWVREDAATLRRLKRGDAESLSNFAEWCHASIS
- a CDS encoding HAD family hydrolase, which gives rise to MIRAVAFDIGETLISDDRGWGAWADWLGVHRHTLSALVGAVVAQGRDNADALRLVRPGIDVEAERAAMERAGRGEALGESDLYPDVRPSLAALRAGGIRVVVAGNQTARAGELLRALDLPVDAVATSGEWGVAKPAERFFARTVELAGVPAGEVLYVGDHPQNDVGPARAAGLRAAHLRRGPLGHLWAESEDARAADVRVTSLTDLVDAVRIL
- a CDS encoding peptidoglycan-binding protein, whose amino-acid sequence is MARMPGADWRPVPNCTKGGQDAVHGVVLHIMAGTLDGSDSWFRNPNAQASAHFGVGKDGRIFQWVDTADRAWAQMAGNRTWLSIEHEGQGGDSLTAKQLAATASIVAWMHETHGVALQVTDSVDGRGVGWHGMGGAAWGGHYDCPGNPIKAQRAAIIKAAGGGSPAPSYEPFPGASFFRSGRKSPIIAAMHHRLVAEGCNKYVSQTNADVWGSGDERSYAAWQRKLGYAGTAADGIPGPTSWGKLHVPNV
- a CDS encoding C1 family peptidase produces the protein MSVSNAGRPPLGRHIEHDPRSLRYAHGVLPTSAIKSVEWARRVPILDQGQLGSCTGNAATGALATDSAGRTATTTATISAAGAAASRGLFTAGEYPLDEAFAVALYSLATILDGVTGQYPPTDTGSSGIGVAKALKALGLASGYTHAFSLDALNSALQAGPVLIGIPWMKSMFDTASDGRIKVDKNSGEAGGHELELSRFDATTGEYWVPNSWGASWGQDGWGYLTAADLSWLLSQTGDVTVPAWTASPAPAPTPTPTSADAALAAAFQTWRTAKGL